A single Cryomorphaceae bacterium DNA region contains:
- a CDS encoding N-acetyl sugar amidotransferase, with protein MIERQGDINKSNLQICSRCIYDERVNGIEFDEDGVCNYCKQVDDLKEQFGTGQEKGKKALEDIISEIKKDGKGKKYDCMVGVSGGTDSSYMLYWAVQKGLRPLAVHYDNTWNSAIATENIRKVTSALNIDLFTLVVDNKESDDIFKSFFKASVAEIEASTDLALAETLYRAASKYKVKYVLEGHSFVTEGITPVGRNYFDGKYIKSIHKKYGSLPMKTYPLMTFWRFLYWTVFKRIKKIRPYWYMDYSKSEAKEFLSKEFNWEYYGGHHLENRMTAFFHSYYLPNKFNTDMRNNTLSAEVRMGLKTRSEAWEEYNSEPHMEEELLEYFRKRLKLSETEFDEIMSRPPRSWNEFPTYKKRFERLRPLFKVLAHSNLVPMSFYLKYCFPAKVD; from the coding sequence ATGATTGAAAGGCAAGGCGACATCAATAAATCGAACCTTCAGATTTGCTCTCGTTGTATATACGATGAGCGAGTTAATGGAATTGAGTTTGACGAAGATGGGGTATGCAATTATTGTAAGCAGGTAGATGATTTAAAGGAGCAGTTCGGGACAGGGCAAGAAAAAGGTAAAAAAGCCCTAGAAGATATAATCAGCGAGATCAAGAAAGACGGAAAAGGTAAAAAATACGACTGTATGGTCGGTGTGAGTGGGGGAACGGATAGTAGCTATATGCTCTACTGGGCCGTTCAAAAAGGGTTGAGGCCTTTGGCAGTACATTACGACAATACATGGAATTCGGCAATCGCAACTGAGAACATAAGGAAGGTGACAAGCGCTCTCAATATTGACCTTTTTACCTTAGTTGTAGACAATAAAGAGTCGGACGATATATTCAAATCTTTCTTTAAAGCAAGTGTTGCTGAAATAGAGGCTTCGACGGATTTAGCATTGGCTGAGACGTTGTATCGAGCCGCTTCCAAATACAAAGTCAAGTACGTTTTAGAGGGACATTCCTTTGTAACGGAGGGGATTACGCCTGTAGGTAGAAATTACTTTGACGGAAAGTACATTAAGTCCATCCATAAGAAATACGGTAGCCTACCAATGAAGACCTATCCCTTAATGACCTTTTGGAGGTTTCTTTACTGGACTGTTTTCAAACGGATAAAAAAAATCAGGCCTTATTGGTATATGGATTATTCAAAGAGCGAGGCCAAAGAGTTTCTCTCGAAAGAATTTAACTGGGAGTACTACGGCGGACACCATTTAGAGAACAGGATGACGGCATTTTTTCATAGCTACTATTTGCCGAATAAATTCAACACGGACATGAGGAATAATACCTTGTCTGCGGAGGTTCGAATGGGCTTGAAAACACGAAGCGAGGCCTGGGAGGAGTATAACAGCGAGCCTCACATGGAAGAAGAGCTGCTTGAGTACTTTAGAAAACGACTAAAGTTATCGGAAACTGAATTCGATGAAATTATGTCGCGTCCACCGAGAAGCTGGAATGAATTCCCAACGTATAAAAAGCGCTTTGAGCGGTTAAGGCCATTATTTAAGGTTTTGGCTCATAGCAATTTAGTTCCAATGAGCTTTTATTTAAAATATTGTTTCCCAGCAAAAGTTGATTAG
- a CDS encoding Gfo/Idh/MocA family oxidoreductase, translating to MKIRVGIIGYGKMGQLRHQASEATGLSEVIAISEPNLVDGVGEGLPNLSHDEIVSREDIDAIVICTPNFLNKELTIAALRAGKHVFCEKPPAFTGKDMEEIIAVEQESGKCLMYGFNHRHHDSVMKIKEIIASGEYGSVLWMRGRYGKSVTDDYYKQWRSKKELAGGGILMDQGIHMMDLFLYLGGKFDTVKAEISNLYWKMDVEDNAFVILKNNDTGCVASLHSTMTQWRHLFSLEIFLEKGYMVLNGLITGSMSYSIEGAEQLSIAKSRSAAPAATFEDEERLRYHTDNSWNYEMEHFYEAIEQGFEISKGSSKDALDLMRVMDKCYEQKSF from the coding sequence ATGAAAATTCGAGTCGGTATCATAGGATATGGAAAAATGGGGCAATTGCGTCATCAGGCATCTGAAGCCACTGGATTATCTGAGGTAATAGCCATTTCTGAGCCAAACTTGGTTGATGGGGTGGGTGAAGGACTTCCCAATCTGAGTCATGATGAAATTGTTTCGAGGGAAGATATAGATGCGATAGTGATCTGCACGCCCAATTTTTTGAATAAAGAACTTACCATTGCTGCTCTGAGAGCGGGGAAGCATGTCTTTTGTGAAAAGCCGCCCGCATTCACAGGTAAGGATATGGAAGAAATCATTGCAGTAGAGCAAGAAAGTGGAAAGTGTTTGATGTATGGGTTCAATCACCGGCACCACGACAGTGTCATGAAGATCAAGGAGATCATTGCTTCCGGAGAATATGGATCAGTACTTTGGATGCGCGGGCGATATGGAAAGAGCGTTACGGATGATTACTACAAGCAATGGAGGTCAAAGAAAGAGTTAGCGGGAGGAGGCATCCTCATGGATCAAGGAATCCATATGATGGACTTGTTCCTGTATTTGGGTGGAAAATTTGATACGGTGAAAGCGGAAATCTCCAATTTGTATTGGAAAATGGACGTGGAGGACAATGCTTTCGTTATTTTAAAGAATAATGATACCGGATGTGTTGCTTCGCTGCACAGCACTATGACACAATGGCGACATCTGTTTTCGTTGGAGATTTTCTTGGAGAAGGGGTATATGGTTCTGAATGGATTAATTACCGGATCAATGTCCTACTCCATTGAGGGTGCTGAACAGCTCTCCATAGCGAAGAGTAGAAGCGCCGCGCCTGCAGCTACATTCGAAGATGAAGAGCGACTCCGTTATCATACTGACAACAGCTGGAATTATGAGATGGAGCATTTTTACGAAGCCATTGAGCAAGGATTCGAGATAAGCAAGGGCAGTAGTAAAGATGCTCTTGATTTGATGCGTGTTATGGATAAATGCTACGAACAGAAATCATTTTAA
- a CDS encoding phosphoglycerate dehydrogenase: MTKVLLSPSSIGQCGSQPMDLLLKNGYEIIPNPFGRKLTPEETIELAKDAAGVVAGVETYDKSVLDSLPNLKCISRVGVGMDSIDLDYAQERGVIIKNTPFGPTKAVAELSIALAMNLLRNIGYSDRSIREGVWKKSIGNLIEDKEVGILGLGRIGKATAMKYQALGCRVSAYDLYPDEKWMSENGVLSKSFEEVLKNSDLISIHVPGGSFDGAVIGRAELNLVKHNAVLINLSRGGVVDEAALFDFLKKNETAKAALDVFSEEPYSGPFTKLENVVLTPHLGSYAKEGKLAMEVDAVKNLMDALEETK, from the coding sequence ATGACAAAAGTATTGTTGTCGCCCTCCTCTATAGGCCAGTGCGGAAGCCAGCCTATGGATTTGCTACTTAAAAACGGCTACGAAATAATTCCAAACCCTTTCGGGCGTAAGCTAACACCCGAGGAGACCATTGAGCTAGCCAAAGATGCTGCGGGTGTCGTGGCAGGTGTCGAGACCTATGATAAATCGGTCCTGGATTCATTGCCCAATTTGAAATGCATTAGCCGTGTTGGAGTTGGAATGGATAGCATTGACCTGGATTATGCCCAGGAGCGGGGTGTTATAATAAAAAACACTCCTTTTGGCCCAACGAAGGCCGTTGCCGAGCTTTCCATTGCACTGGCCATGAACCTACTTAGAAACATAGGGTACTCCGATAGGTCTATCCGAGAAGGGGTGTGGAAAAAGTCGATCGGAAATCTGATTGAAGACAAAGAGGTTGGAATTCTTGGGTTGGGTCGAATTGGCAAAGCCACAGCTATGAAATATCAGGCTCTGGGTTGTCGGGTGAGCGCCTATGACCTCTATCCTGATGAAAAGTGGATGTCGGAGAACGGAGTCTTGTCAAAAAGCTTTGAGGAGGTTCTCAAGAATTCCGATTTAATCTCTATTCATGTTCCCGGCGGTAGTTTCGATGGGGCTGTTATTGGAAGGGCTGAATTAAATTTGGTCAAACACAATGCCGTTTTAATAAATCTTTCCCGGGGAGGCGTTGTGGATGAAGCTGCCTTGTTTGACTTTCTCAAAAAAAATGAAACGGCCAAGGCCGCTTTGGATGTATTTAGTGAGGAGCCGTATTCAGGGCCATTTACAAAATTGGAAAATGTGGTATTGACACCCCATTTAGGGTCTTATGCAAAGGAAGGTAAACTAGCCATGGAGGTTGACGCGGTGAAGAACCTGATGGATGCACTTGAAGAAACGAAATGA
- a CDS encoding SIS domain-containing protein, which translates to MDRKVLIKNHFEDYKGRLLKLIDEVDPNVLDQIATSFITAFKNDKTIWFCGNGGSAATASHMQVDFGYFVRYFSKRRPRVRALTDCTPIMTAIGNDNSYDALFTEQMQDNFDAGDVIICISASGNSMNVVNAAKYASELGGTSIAFVGFEGGKLNEVADISLFTPNPKGEYGPIEDLHTMIMHILVSYLEKDEEYLSVANPS; encoded by the coding sequence ATGGACAGAAAAGTATTGATTAAAAATCATTTTGAAGATTATAAAGGCCGCTTGTTGAAGTTGATCGATGAAGTTGATCCAAATGTGCTCGACCAGATCGCAACTTCCTTTATTACAGCCTTCAAGAACGATAAGACCATATGGTTTTGCGGAAATGGGGGAAGTGCCGCTACGGCTTCTCACATGCAGGTAGATTTCGGTTATTTTGTGCGGTACTTTTCGAAAAGAAGACCAAGAGTTCGGGCACTTACCGACTGCACTCCAATCATGACTGCCATTGGAAACGACAATAGTTATGATGCTCTTTTTACAGAGCAAATGCAAGACAACTTCGATGCGGGTGACGTTATCATTTGTATATCGGCAAGTGGAAATTCCATGAACGTTGTGAATGCTGCAAAATATGCATCCGAATTGGGAGGCACATCCATCGCTTTTGTAGGGTTTGAAGGAGGTAAGCTCAATGAAGTAGCCGACATCTCACTCTTTACGCCAAACCCGAAAGGAGAGTACGGACCCATCGAAGATTTACATACGATGATCATGCACATCTTGGTATCGTACCTTGAAAAGGACGAGGAGTACTTGTCCGTTGCGAATCCGTCGTGA
- a CDS encoding SDR family oxidoreductase gives MEINFKGKRALITGGSRGIGFEIVKCLSENGAEVVFTGTKEESCQSALRELERNGNSENIEAVAVDYLDKDNFDSFLAHDEMQKGFDIVVNNAGTNIIKPFETFEEVDYDKLMDLNFRAPWSITQAVVRGMRQKNYGRIVNISSIWGVISKPHRALYTSSKHAILGFTKTLAVEFGKHNVLTNAVSPGFTLTELTKNSLSTSEMVELGKKVPVNRMAEPIEMARTVAFLASDLNTYINGQNIVVDGGFTIV, from the coding sequence ATGGAGATCAACTTTAAGGGAAAGCGAGCATTAATCACCGGAGGTTCCCGAGGAATTGGGTTTGAAATCGTTAAATGCCTGTCGGAGAATGGGGCTGAAGTTGTATTTACGGGCACCAAGGAAGAGTCTTGCCAGAGCGCACTAAGGGAGTTAGAGAGGAATGGTAATTCTGAAAATATCGAAGCCGTTGCAGTTGATTATCTTGATAAGGATAATTTTGACTCATTTCTTGCCCACGATGAAATGCAAAAGGGCTTTGATATTGTCGTGAACAATGCGGGCACGAACATCATCAAACCTTTTGAAACTTTTGAGGAAGTCGACTACGATAAATTGATGGATCTGAATTTCCGAGCACCATGGAGTATAACGCAGGCCGTTGTTCGTGGAATGCGTCAAAAAAATTATGGAAGAATAGTAAATATTTCTTCCATATGGGGAGTGATATCGAAGCCTCATAGGGCTCTATATACCTCCAGTAAGCACGCTATACTTGGATTCACAAAAACTCTGGCTGTCGAGTTTGGCAAACACAACGTTTTGACCAACGCGGTTTCTCCAGGGTTCACTTTAACTGAACTAACGAAGAATAGCCTGAGCACATCAGAAATGGTCGAGCTGGGTAAAAAAGTTCCTGTAAATAGAATGGCCGAGCCCATTGAAATGGCTAGAACCGTTGCTTTCTTAGCCAGTGACCTTAATACATATATAAACGGACAAAATATCGTTGTAGATGGCGGATTCACAATTGTCTAA
- the hisH gene encoding imidazole glycerol phosphate synthase subunit HisH, translating into MITIVDYGMGNLGSLRNMFKRLKTPVTIESDPDVVLRASKILLPGVGAFDSAMKRINESGLREALLESVVTQNTPILGICLGMQLLVEGSEEGNLEGLGFIKGYVRRFKFQDNSLKIPHMGWNEVSDYGGTQLFKGLNELTLEEENPRFYFVHSYHVELSNDEDVAFKTEYGHEFNSALKRGHVLGAQFHPEKSHKFGMQFLRNFIEYEGA; encoded by the coding sequence ATGATCACTATCGTTGATTATGGAATGGGAAATTTGGGCTCTCTTCGAAATATGTTCAAGAGATTGAAGACTCCGGTAACCATTGAATCAGACCCAGATGTGGTGCTTCGAGCATCAAAGATTTTGTTGCCGGGCGTTGGGGCCTTTGATTCAGCCATGAAAAGAATCAATGAATCCGGCCTTCGAGAAGCGCTCTTGGAAAGCGTTGTAACTCAAAATACTCCGATTTTAGGGATATGCTTAGGTATGCAATTGCTTGTCGAAGGATCCGAAGAAGGGAACCTCGAGGGTTTGGGGTTCATCAAGGGCTATGTGCGCCGGTTTAAGTTCCAAGATAACTCACTGAAAATTCCCCATATGGGCTGGAATGAAGTTTCGGATTACGGAGGAACGCAACTTTTTAAGGGATTGAACGAACTCACTCTTGAAGAGGAAAATCCGCGCTTTTATTTTGTACACAGCTATCACGTTGAATTATCCAATGACGAGGATGTTGCCTTTAAGACGGAATATGGTCATGAGTTCAATTCAGCTTTAAAGCGAGGACATGTTTTGGGAGCGCAATTCCACCCAGAAAAGAGCCATAAGTTCGGTATGCAGTTCTTGAGAAATTTTATAGAATACGAAGGTGCTTAG
- a CDS encoding 3-dehydroquinate synthase: MSNFRVKSSIQDYEVHFTSDSKKALLETWKSGDMIIIDRVIYHEYPELLANGPWKEEEVIVVDATESTKSYQGVEPVIEYLIKNGFRRNHRLIGIGGGIIQDVTAFIASILYRGVSWFFFPTTLLAQGDSCIGSKTSINFKNFKNQIGGFYPPVRIFIDKRFLSSLSMAELKSGLGEMCHYFVVQSQEDFDRYKTDYPKAIEDLDVINGLVQRSLEIKKAYIEIDEFDKNERQVFNYGHSFGHAIESYYQYAIPHGIAVSFGMDMSNFVSMKKGYLERPAFDHMHELFEQIWSDFSISDLDVDALMDALKKDKKNVDHLLGLILNKGCGRVFKDLTEPNELFVDWMHEYLRTYHQSNDS, from the coding sequence TTGTCTAATTTCCGAGTAAAGAGCTCTATTCAGGATTATGAAGTGCATTTCACGAGTGATTCGAAAAAGGCTTTGCTTGAAACATGGAAATCCGGAGACATGATCATTATAGATCGGGTTATTTATCATGAGTATCCCGAGCTATTGGCAAACGGGCCGTGGAAAGAGGAAGAGGTTATTGTTGTGGACGCAACGGAGTCGACAAAGAGTTACCAAGGTGTAGAACCCGTGATAGAGTATTTGATCAAAAATGGATTTAGACGTAACCATAGGTTGATCGGAATAGGGGGCGGAATCATACAGGATGTTACAGCGTTCATAGCATCTATACTTTACCGCGGTGTCTCCTGGTTCTTTTTCCCCACGACGCTTTTAGCACAAGGGGATAGTTGTATTGGTTCAAAGACCTCGATAAACTTTAAGAATTTCAAAAATCAGATTGGGGGCTTTTACCCCCCTGTTCGGATATTTATTGACAAGCGGTTTTTGTCCAGCCTATCTATGGCAGAATTGAAATCAGGATTAGGCGAAATGTGTCATTATTTCGTTGTTCAAAGCCAGGAGGACTTTGACCGCTACAAAACGGATTATCCAAAGGCGATCGAGGATCTCGACGTAATTAATGGATTGGTACAACGGAGCTTGGAGATCAAAAAGGCGTATATAGAAATCGACGAATTCGACAAGAATGAGCGACAGGTTTTTAATTACGGTCACTCATTTGGGCATGCGATCGAAAGCTATTATCAATATGCTATTCCGCATGGTATAGCTGTTTCTTTTGGAATGGATATGTCAAATTTCGTATCCATGAAAAAGGGTTATTTAGAGCGGCCGGCCTTTGACCATATGCACGAGTTATTTGAGCAAATATGGAGTGATTTCAGCATTTCGGATTTAGACGTAGATGCACTGATGGACGCCCTGAAGAAAGACAAAAAGAACGTTGACCACTTATTGGGTTTAATCTTGAATAAAGGATGTGGACGAGTGTTTAAGGATTTGACTGAGCCTAATGAACTTTTTGTTGATTGGATGCATGAGTACTTAAGAACATACCACCAGAGCAATGATAGTTGA
- the hisF gene encoding imidazole glycerol phosphate synthase subunit HisF, with the protein MLRTRVIPTLLLSGESLVKTKKFKKPGYIGDAVNTVRIFNELEVDEIAILGINQSRKKIEPNFNLLEELASECFIPLSYGGGITNIEQARTLFQIGFEKIIINSAGYYNPELITALSEHYGSQSVIGSVDYKMSFRGIPKVYSHGGSKRQKGSLQEHISRLVEHGVGEILLNSIDRDGSWLGFDLDTIKAISSELEVPLVACGGAGTTSDLKEGMDAGASALGVGSMVVYQSKGMGVLVSFPDRQKLYNLLR; encoded by the coding sequence GTGCTTAGGACTCGAGTTATTCCGACTTTGTTGCTTTCGGGTGAAAGCCTAGTCAAAACAAAGAAGTTTAAAAAACCCGGATATATCGGTGACGCCGTCAATACGGTCAGGATATTCAATGAGCTCGAAGTTGATGAAATCGCAATTTTGGGTATAAATCAGAGTAGAAAAAAGATAGAACCCAATTTCAATCTTCTCGAAGAACTGGCGAGCGAATGCTTTATTCCCCTCTCGTATGGTGGCGGAATAACAAATATTGAACAGGCGAGAACCCTGTTTCAAATAGGGTTCGAGAAAATAATTATTAATAGTGCCGGGTATTATAACCCCGAGCTTATTACTGCGTTGAGTGAGCACTATGGAAGTCAGAGTGTTATTGGATCTGTAGACTATAAAATGAGCTTTCGCGGAATTCCAAAGGTTTATTCTCACGGTGGATCGAAAAGACAGAAAGGCAGTCTGCAGGAGCACATTTCCAGATTAGTTGAACACGGAGTTGGGGAGATACTTTTGAATTCTATTGATAGAGATGGCAGTTGGTTGGGTTTTGACCTCGACACGATCAAAGCCATTTCAAGTGAACTCGAGGTGCCTCTGGTTGCTTGTGGCGGTGCTGGAACCACGTCAGATTTAAAAGAAGGAATGGATGCTGGCGCCTCAGCCCTTGGAGTAGGGAGTATGGTTGTGTACCAAAGTAAAGGCATGGGAGTTCTCGTGAGCTTTCCGGACCGACAAAAATTGTATAATCTGTTGAGATGA
- a CDS encoding glycosyltransferase family 4 protein, with translation MTSSQQSIALLVTRFPYGGAEVQAAHLARRLIELGVSAKIVAIANPKGETEIDGLPVRGLGLVPCAFGTKRLLRFAGYNRRLLLELKKGGFDTVISFPQNYFLGWLAPKGLNTVLSIRIFYPNVLSPLRRWLLQHYDLVLTNNLPQYSLLNALNIEAEYVNNSVDIHRAVEAPRLEKTFLLVANIKRRKNIDVAVEAFNRLEDRGYKIQIVGEVEDDGYMKELRSAAHDNIEFLGRLSKEDVHELIQRCDALIHPTEREGAANVILEAMALHTPVIASRIPENVALLENSNHLFTLKDSEDLERAVVRFVELREAAPDQLYAEQSFLAEKVRLFYHEESLDRLVKMLVPKSVANDQ, from the coding sequence ATGACAAGCTCTCAGCAATCCATAGCACTGCTGGTTACCCGCTTTCCGTACGGAGGTGCTGAAGTTCAGGCTGCGCACTTAGCTCGCCGGCTCATCGAATTGGGGGTGTCGGCAAAGATCGTGGCCATCGCCAACCCGAAAGGCGAAACAGAGATCGATGGTTTGCCGGTTCGTGGATTGGGCTTGGTTCCTTGTGCCTTCGGCACGAAAAGGTTGCTTCGTTTTGCAGGATATAATCGAAGGTTGTTATTGGAGCTCAAGAAGGGCGGATTCGATACCGTTATTTCGTTTCCGCAGAATTATTTTTTGGGTTGGCTTGCACCTAAGGGCCTGAATACGGTGTTGTCCATTCGCATTTTCTATCCGAACGTTCTCTCACCTCTACGAAGGTGGTTGCTCCAACATTATGACCTTGTGCTTACGAATAACCTACCTCAGTACTCCTTGTTGAACGCGCTGAACATTGAGGCGGAATACGTGAATAATTCGGTAGATATTCATCGTGCCGTTGAGGCACCAAGACTGGAAAAAACATTTTTATTAGTAGCGAATATCAAGCGGCGAAAGAATATTGACGTTGCTGTTGAGGCTTTTAATAGGCTTGAAGATCGGGGTTACAAGATTCAGATTGTCGGCGAAGTAGAGGATGATGGGTATATGAAAGAGCTCCGTTCAGCGGCTCATGACAACATTGAGTTTTTGGGTCGATTGAGCAAAGAAGATGTTCATGAGCTCATTCAACGGTGTGACGCACTTATTCATCCAACGGAACGCGAAGGAGCTGCGAATGTGATCCTTGAGGCCATGGCACTTCATACGCCTGTGATTGCTTCGCGAATACCTGAAAATGTGGCTCTTTTAGAGAACTCGAATCACTTATTTACGCTGAAGGATTCTGAAGATCTTGAGCGAGCCGTTGTGCGATTTGTTGAACTGCGCGAAGCTGCGCCGGATCAACTTTACGCGGAACAGTCTTTTTTAGCTGAAAAGGTGCGTTTGTTTTATCACGAGGAAAGCTTAGATCGGCTGGTAAAGATGCTGGTTCCAAAATCGGTGGCAAATGATCAATAA
- a CDS encoding lipopolysaccharide biosynthesis protein — translation MAKFLKEGLIYGVGGALSKFTGIFLTPIYTRMLDKSEFGILDFGTITTSILILICEAQLVSAFMRFYLDHKKSETLGNLVYTVGGAVLLQSSLLLLGLTGLLVWKGIPFDQVNWAHLRPILLSVPFAILTQLYLAHLRMERKPRAYIYVSIGLTWMSAFLGILFLFLLKKEALVIFWALFTVRFIVGVYSWTQLSRWKGSFSLGLFKEIRKYAYPILPAVLSNWSNRYISRYFILSILSVSALAYFGLAAKVAAIFLVFVTAFRMAWNPLAFRWFEMENTEKNFVAAFDVYYFIGGSVWLGLSALTIPLVYFFGGPEYLVSIALVPLVIGGYFWDGGMNILAIGNNWSKKTAYNLIGSSVSTIMTVVLLWYFLETYGVLTAAVAYFISSLLQSLLIFITAQYNRKLPFKYAKVASGYVLSIFHMFVFYWVLNAHWSNQAKTFSLLMYVLVISFVLYFTYLNSQTRKEIRDAILNRRLISKAK, via the coding sequence GTGGCAAAATTCCTCAAAGAAGGACTCATTTATGGCGTGGGGGGGGCACTAAGCAAATTCACGGGTATTTTCCTTACTCCAATTTATACCCGAATGTTGGATAAATCCGAATTCGGTATCCTGGATTTTGGAACCATAACGACCAGTATTTTAATTCTGATCTGTGAGGCTCAACTGGTCAGTGCTTTTATGCGGTTTTATTTAGACCATAAGAAGAGCGAGACACTCGGTAATCTCGTTTATACGGTCGGCGGTGCCGTGTTATTGCAATCATCACTTTTATTGCTTGGGCTGACCGGTTTATTGGTGTGGAAGGGTATCCCATTTGATCAAGTTAATTGGGCTCATTTAAGACCTATTCTTCTCAGTGTGCCTTTCGCAATTTTAACCCAATTGTATTTGGCTCACCTTCGAATGGAGCGAAAGCCGAGAGCCTACATTTACGTTTCTATTGGGCTTACTTGGATGTCGGCCTTTCTGGGAATTCTGTTCTTATTTTTATTGAAGAAGGAGGCTTTGGTCATTTTTTGGGCGTTGTTTACCGTCAGATTTATCGTTGGGGTGTACAGCTGGACTCAACTTTCTCGTTGGAAGGGAAGCTTTTCGTTGGGCCTCTTCAAAGAAATTCGAAAATATGCCTATCCCATATTGCCTGCCGTACTGAGTAATTGGTCCAACAGATACATCAGCCGGTACTTTATTCTTTCAATACTGTCTGTATCTGCTTTGGCCTATTTTGGCTTAGCTGCTAAAGTAGCGGCCATATTTTTAGTATTCGTCACGGCGTTCCGCATGGCTTGGAACCCCCTTGCATTTCGGTGGTTCGAAATGGAGAATACAGAGAAGAATTTCGTTGCGGCCTTCGATGTGTATTACTTCATTGGCGGTTCGGTATGGCTGGGCTTGAGTGCGCTCACTATTCCTCTTGTGTATTTTTTTGGAGGTCCGGAATATTTGGTGTCCATTGCGCTGGTGCCCCTGGTCATTGGCGGGTATTTTTGGGATGGTGGAATGAATATACTGGCCATAGGAAATAATTGGAGCAAAAAAACGGCATACAACCTCATAGGAAGTTCCGTCTCGACAATAATGACGGTAGTCCTGTTGTGGTACTTTTTGGAAACCTACGGCGTCCTTACTGCCGCGGTCGCCTACTTTATAAGCAGCCTGCTCCAGTCGCTTTTGATCTTCATTACGGCCCAATACAACAGGAAGCTTCCTTTTAAATATGCTAAAGTGGCCTCTGGCTACGTACTGTCCATATTCCATATGTTCGTTTTTTATTGGGTCCTCAATGCGCATTGGTCCAATCAGGCAAAAACCTTTAGCTTGTTGATGTATGTTCTGGTGATCTCTTTCGTGTTGTATTTTACCTACTTGAACAGCCAAACCAGAAAGGAGATACGCGATGCCATTTTGAATCGAAGACTAATTTCAAAAGCCAAATGA
- a CDS encoding methionyl-tRNA formyltransferase, with protein sequence MRIVFLGCTQFSEAILQHLIEIGAEIVGICSIPKSFKISYSSEEVVNYNYADLRPYSEQLGVPYFLVNSQSGCRMSDYADSLKKLNPDVMLVMGWYYMVNKSLRSVARLGAWGIHASLLPKYAGGAPLVWAMIEGQHETGVTLFRFKDGVDNGDIIAQKRIVIEEHDYIKDVYEKATQASKETLTQVLNAESVNFVPQDEDKIEIYPQRSPKDGEIDWDQSAKEIYDFIRAQSEPYPGAWTTIKGKKITIWKATIEEI encoded by the coding sequence ATTTAGTGAAGCGATACTTCAGCATTTGATTGAAATTGGAGCTGAAATAGTTGGAATATGCTCCATACCCAAAAGCTTTAAGATTAGCTACAGTTCAGAAGAGGTAGTCAACTATAACTATGCAGATCTAAGGCCGTACTCAGAACAATTAGGTGTTCCATATTTTCTTGTGAATTCTCAAAGTGGGTGTAGGATGTCGGATTATGCGGATTCACTCAAGAAATTGAACCCCGACGTCATGCTCGTCATGGGCTGGTATTACATGGTGAATAAATCCTTGAGGTCAGTAGCAAGGCTTGGAGCATGGGGGATTCACGCCTCACTGCTTCCAAAATATGCAGGTGGAGCGCCATTGGTATGGGCTATGATTGAAGGGCAACACGAGACAGGAGTTACTCTTTTTCGTTTTAAAGACGGAGTGGACAATGGGGATATTATAGCTCAGAAACGAATAGTAATAGAAGAGCACGATTACATCAAGGATGTGTACGAAAAGGCCACTCAGGCTTCAAAAGAAACACTCACGCAAGTATTGAATGCTGAATCAGTGAATTTCGTACCGCAGGATGAAGACAAGATCGAAATTTACCCCCAAAGAAGTCCAAAGGATGGAGAGATTGATTGGGATCAGAGTGCCAAGGAGATTTATGACTTTATAAGGGCTCAATCTGAACCCTACCCAGGGGCATGGACTACGATAAAGGGCAAGAAAATAACTATTTGGAAGGCTACAATAGAAGAAATATGA